A genome region from Hevea brasiliensis isolate MT/VB/25A 57/8 chromosome 9, ASM3005281v1, whole genome shotgun sequence includes the following:
- the LOC110637564 gene encoding exopolygalacturonase-like has translation MAITGRFEVKAILVLGLTLFSCVANGAASQRRSLIDRRSLTDTNAAAPSSSPSGGTVFDVTQFGAKADDKTDNALSFIKAWRAGCDSGSPAKVVIPQGTFVASPTVFQGPCKAPMTMEVQGVVKATTDISQYTSPEWISFEIIDGLTLNGKGTFDGQGAAVWKYNDCDTNKNCANLPDSLKFHRVNNADISDFTSLNSKYFHLHVVKCGNIRFHHMNITAPDESPNTDGIHISNSNAITVASSFIGTGDDCVSVGQGVTNLTVKEIICGPGHGISVGSLGKYPNEEDVSGIVVSNCTLSNTTNGVRIKTYPASMASLASSIVFQDIIMDQVKNPIIIDQNYGSKSTEPSRVKISDVHFRNIKGTSTSIVAVNLECSSAVPCEGVELQDIDLAYTGSKGSAALTATCTNAKVTAGGTQNPGACP, from the exons ATGGCCATTACAGGAAGATTCGAGGTTAAGGCTATTCTTGTGTTAGgcttaactttattttcttgtgTGGCCAATGGTGCAGCCAGCCAACGTAGGAGTCTCATTGACCGTCGCAGCCTTACTGACACAAACGCTGCTGCTCCCTCCTCCTCACCATCTGGAGGTACAGTTTTTGACGTAACACAATTTGGTGCCAAGGCAGATGATAAGACCGATAATGCATTG TCATTTATAAAAGCGTGGAGGGCGGGGTGCGACTCAGGCTCTCCAGCGAAGGTTGTGATCCCACAAGGGACATTTGTGGCCAGCCCCACAGTGTTTCAAGGGCCATGCAAAGCGCCTATGACCATGGAAGTGCAGGGAGTTGTAAAAGCTACAACTGATATCAGCCAATATACTTCACCAGAATGGATCTCCTTCGAAATCATCGATGGTTTAACTTTGAACGGTAAAGGGACTTTCGACGGCCAAGGTGCTGCCGTTTGGAAATACAATGACTGCGATACTAACAAGAACTGCGCCAATCTCCCTGAT TCGCTTAAGTTCCACAGAGTGAACAATGCTGATATTTCAGACTTCACCTCTCTCAATAGCAAATACTTCCACTTGCACGTCGTAAAGTGCGGTAACATTAGATTCCACCACATGAACATAACTGCTCCAGATGAAAGCCCAAACACTGATGGCATTCATATAAGCAATTCCAATGCCATCACTGTAGCTAGCAGCTTCATTGGCACAGGTGATGACTGCGTCTCTGTCGGACAAGGAGTCACCAATCTTACCGTCAAGGAAATTATTTGTGGCCCTGGACATGGCATCag TGTTGGGAGCCTCGGCAAGTATCCGAACGAGGAAGACGTAAGTGGAATTGTTGTGAGTAACTGTACATTATCAAACACCACAAATGGTGTCAGGATCAAAACGTATCCTGCATCGATGGCTAGTCTAGCATCGAGCATTGTTTTCCAAGATATTATCATGGATCAGGTGAAAAATCCCATCATCATAGATCAGAATTATGGTTCCAAAAGTACCGAG CCATCGCGTGTGAAGATCAGCGACGTTCATTTCAGAAACATTAAGGGCACCTCAACTTCGATAGTTGCAGTCAATTTAGAGTGCAGCTCAGCGGTTCCTTGCGAGGGAGTAGAACTTCAAGATATCGATTTGGCATACACAGGCAGCAAAGGCAGTGCGGCTCTTACGGCTACGTGTACCAATGCTAAAGTTACAGCAGGCGGCACACAGAATCCTGGAGCTtgtccataa
- the LOC110637531 gene encoding sucrose synthase 2 has translation MANPKLGRIPSMRERVEDTLSAHRNELVSLLCRYVDQGKGILQPHTLIDEFDNIVGEDEARLGLRDGPFGEILKSAQEAIVLPPFVAIAIRPRPGVWEYVRVNVFELSVEQLSVSEYLQFKEELVDGPSHDPYVLELDFEPFNADVPRPNRSSSIGNGVQFLNRHLSSKMFRDKDCLEPLNDFLRAHKYKGHALMLNDRIQSISRLQSALAKAEEYISKLPPDTPYTDFEYTLQGLGFERGWGDTAARVQETMHLLSDILQAPDPSSLETFLGRIPMVFNVVILSPHGYFGQANVLGLPDTGGQVVYILDQVRALENEMLLRIQKQGLDFKPRILIVTRLIPDAKGTTCNQRLERVTGAEHTHILRVPFRSEKGILRKWVSRFDVWPYLETFAEDVASEIVAELQGFPDFIIGNYSDGNLVASLLAYKMGVTQCTIAHALEKTKYPDSDIYWKNFDDKYHFSCQFTADLLAMNNADFIITSTYQEIAGTKNTVGQYESHTAFTLPGLYRVVHGIDVFDPKFNIVSPGADMSIYFPYSVKEKRLTALHGSIEKMLYDPEPTAEWIGTLSDKSKPLIFSMARLDQVKNITGLVEMYGKNTRLRELVNLVVVAGYIDVKKSKDREEIAEIEKMHDLMKKYNLDGQFRWITAQTNRARNGELYRYIADTKGAFVQPAFYEAFGLTVVEAMTCGLPTFATCHGGPAEIIENGKSGFHIDPYHPDQAAQIMVDFFQQCKEDPSHWNKISNAGLQRIYERYTWKIYSERLLTLAGVYGFWKYVSKLERLETRRYLEMFYILKFRDLVKTVPLPVDDQH, from the exons ATGGCAAATCCCAAGTTAGGTCGAATCCCAAGCATGAGAGAGCGCGTAGAAGATACTCTCTCTGCTCACCGTAACGAGCTCGTTTCCCTCCTTTGCAG GTATGTGGATCAAGGAAAAGGAATTTTGCAACCGCATACTTTGATCGATGAATTTGATAATATTGTTGGCGAAGACGAAGCAAGACTGGGGCTAAGAGATGGTCCCTTTGGCGAAATCCTTAAATCTGCTCAG GAAGCCATAGTTCTGCCTCCATTTGTGGCAATAGCCATTCGTCCAAGACCTGGTGTCTGGGAATATGTCCGTGTGAATGTCTTTGAGCTCAGTGTGGAGCAATTGAGTGTCTCTGAATATCTTCAGTTCAAAGAAGAACTTGTAGATGGGCC gtctcaTGATCCCTATGTACTTGAGCTTGATTTTGAGCCATTCAACGCTGATGTTCCTCGTCCTAACCGGTCTTCATCTATTGGCAATGGTGTTCAATTCCTCAATCGCCATCTTTCTTCAAAAATGTTTCGTGACAAGGACTGCTTGGAACCTTTAAATGATTTCCTTCGAGCACACAAATATAAAGGGCAT GCCTTGATGTTGAATGATCGGATACAAAGCATCTCCCGACTTCAGTCTGCCCTTGCTAAGGCAGAAGAATATATTTCTAAGCTTCCACCTGATACACCATATACTGATTTTGAATATAC ATTGCAAGGATTGGGCTTTGAGAGAGGGTGGGGAGATACTGCAGCACGGGTACAGGAGACGATGCATCTTCTCTCGGACATCCTGCAGGCTCCTGATCCGTCATCTTTAGAAACATTCCTTGGGAGAATACCCATGGTGTTTAATGTTGTGATTTTGTCTCCACATGGATACTTTGGGCAAGCAAATGTTTTAGGTTTGCCTGACACTGGTGGACAG GTTGTTTATATACTGGATCAAGTACGTGCCTTAGAGAATGAAATGCTCCTTAGAATACAGAAGCAAGGCCTGGATTTCAAGCCTAGGATTCTAATT GTGACCAGATTAATTCCTGATGCAAAAGGGACTACATGCAATCAGAGGTTGGAAAGAGTCACCGGAGCAGAACACACACATATTCTGCGAGTTCCTTTCAGATCAGAGAAAGGAATTCTTAGAAAATGGGTCTCAAGATTTGATGTATGGCCATATCTGGAGACCTTTGCTGAG GATGTGGCCAGTGAAATTGTAGCCGAGTTACAGGGCTTTCCTGATTTTATCATAGGCAACTATAGTGATGGGAACCTTGTTGCATCTTTGTTGGCTTATAAAATGGGTGTTACACAG TGCACCATTGCGCATGCCTTGGAGAAGACCAAATATCCGGATTCAGATATATATTGGAAAAATTTTGATGATAAATATCATTTCTCATGTCAATTCACTGCTGACTTATTAGCCATGAACAATGCTGATTTTATCATTACCAGTACTTACCAAGAGATTGCAGGAAC GAAGAATACTGTTGGTCAGTATGAGAGCCACACTGCTTTCACTCTTCCAGGGTTATATCGAGTTGTTCACGGCATTGATGTTTTTGATCCAAAGTTCAATATTGTCTCTCCTGGGGCAGATATGTCCATCTACTTCCCTTACTCTGTGAAGGAAAAAAGACTTACAGCTTTACATGGTTCAATAGAAAAGATGTTGTATGATCCTGAGCCAACAGCTGAGTGGAT AGGTACACTGAGCGACAAGTCAAAGCCCTTAATTTTTTCCATGGCAAGGCTGGACCAGGTAAAAAACATTACTGGGCTGGTAGAGATGTATGGGAAGAATACAAGACTGAGGGAGCTGGTGAACCTTGTCGTGGTTGCTGGATACATCGATGTGAAGAAGTCCAAAGACAGGGAAGAAATTGCTGAAATTGAGAAGATGCATGACCTTATGAAAAAATACAATTTAGATGGGCAATTTCGATGGATAACTGCCCAAACTAATCGAGCACGTAATGGTGAGCTCTATCGATACATAGCTGATACAAAAGGAGCTTTTGTGCAG CCTGCTTTTTACGAAGCTTTTGGGCTGACTGTTGTAGAGGCAATGACTTGTGGCCTTCCAACATTTGCTACTTGCCATGGTGGTCCTGCAGAAATTATTGAGAATGGTAAATCAGGATTCCACATTGATCCATATCACCCTGATCAGGCGGCTCAAATTATGGTAGATTTCTTTCAACAGTGCAAGGAGGATCCAAGCCACTGGAATAAGATATCCAATGCAGGGCTTCAGAGGATTTATGAAAG GTACACATGGAAGATCTACTCCGAGAGACTATTGACATTGGCTGGGGTTTATGGTTTCTGGAAGTATGTTTCCAAACTTGAGAGGCTTGAGACTCGAAGATATCTTGAGATGTTCTACATACTCAAGTTCCGTGATTTG GTGAAAACCGTTCCTTTGCCAGTTGATGACCAACATTAA
- the LOC110637532 gene encoding endoglucanase 17 has protein sequence MVLSLSHFTLVVLFSYFASSLLLCHGFPALPQHHHRSRSASHNYRDALTKSILFFEGQRSGKLPSNQRITWRRDSGLSDGAAMHVDLVGGYYDAGDNVKFGFPMAFTTTMLSWSVIEFGGLMKGELQNAKAAIRWATDYLLKVTVHPDVIYVQVGDANKDHSCWERPEDMDTPRSVFKVDRNSPGSDVAAETAAALAAASLVFRRSDPTYSKLLVRRAVRVFQFADEHRGAYSNGLKKNVCPFYCSYSGYEDELLWGAAWLHKATNYPTYLNYIQVNGQTLGAAEFDNTFGWDNKHVGARILLSKAFLVQKLQSLHDYKGHADNFVCSLIPGAPFSSAQYTPGGLLFKMSDSNMQYVTSTSFLLLTYAKYLTSAHKVVNCGGTVVTPNRLRNIAKKQVDYLLGDNPLKMSYMVGYGPKYPQRIHHRGSSLPSIAAHPAMIQCSSGFSFMNSESPNPNILVGAVVGGPDQHDKFPDQRSDYEQSEPSTYINAPLVGALAYLAHSFGQL, from the exons ATGGTTCTCTCCCTTTCCCATTTCACACTTGTAGTGCTCTTTTCTTATTTTGCTTCTTCTTTGCTTCTCTGCCATGGCTTTCCTGCCCTCCCCCAACACCATCACCGCTCTCGTTCTGCCAGTCACAACTACAGAGATGCTCTCACCAAATCAATCCTCTTCTTTGAGGGCCAGAGGTCAGGCAAGCTTCCTTCTAACCAGAGGATCACTTGGAGGAGAGATTCGGGTCTCTCAGATGGAGCAGCCATGCAT GTGGATTTAGTAGGAGGGTATTATGATGCAGGGGACAATGTGAAATTTGGTTTCCCTATGGCTTTCACTACCACTATGCTCTCATGGAGCGTCATTGAGTTTGGTGGGCTGATGAAAGGCGAGTTGCAAAATGCTAAAGCCGCCATTCGTTGGGCTACTGATTACCTTCTCAAAGTTACAGTACATCCAGACGTCATCTACGTTCAG GTTGGTGATGCGAACAAGGATCATTCTTGTTGGGAGAGACCAGAAGATATGGATACACCAAGGAGTGTTTTCAAAGTAGACAGAAATTCCCCTGGTTCTGATGTTGCTGCTGAAACTGCTGCTGCTCTTGCTGCAGCTTCTTTGGTGTTTAGAAGAAGTGACCCCACTTACTCGAAGCTTTTAGTCCGGAGGGCTGTCAGG GTGTTTCAATTTGCAGACGAGCATAGAGGAGCATACAGCAATGGATTGAAGAAAAATGTTTGCCCTTTTTATTGCTCCTATTCTGGATATGAG GATGAGCTGTTGTGGGGAGCTGCCTGGCTGCATAAGGCAACCAACTACCCTACTTACCTCAACTACATCCAAGTTAATGGGCAGACCCTTGGGGCTGCAGAGTTTGACAACACCTTTGGTTGGGACAACAAGCATGTGGGAGCAAGAATTCTTCTCTCCAAG GCATTTCTTGTTCAAAAACTGCAATCCCTCCATGACTACAAAGGCCATGCAGATAATTTCGTCTGTTCCCTCATTCCAGGGGCCCCTTTCTCTTCAGCACAATATACTCCAG GTGGACTTTTGTTCAAGATGAGTGATAGCAACATGCAATATGTGACCTCCACTTCGTTCTTGCTCCTAACCTACGCCAAGTACTTGACCTCTGCCCACAAGGTTGTGAACTGTGGGGGAACTGTAGTCACTCCAAATAGGCTGCGAAACATTGCCAAGAAACAG gtgGACTATCTGCTGGGAGACAACCCCTTGAAGATGTCCTACATGGTGGGATACGGTCCAAAATACCCACAAAGGATACACCACAGGGGCTCATCTCTACCGTCCATAGCCGCGCACCCTGCCATGATCCAGTGCTCATCGGGCTTCAGCTTCATGAATTCTGAGTCCCCGAACCCCAACATTCTTGTGGGTGCAGTAGTTGGAGGCCCAGATCAGCACGATAAGTTCCCAGACCAAAGATCAGACTATGAGCAGTCAGAGCCATCCACTTATATTAACGCTCCTCTAGTTGGAGCATTGGCTTATCTTGCTCACTCATTTGGGCAGCTCTGA